The following proteins come from a genomic window of Aquimarina sp. MAR_2010_214:
- a CDS encoding FMN-binding glutamate synthase family protein gives MENALSFLGSISWWMWIIIVLVLVAIRDIFFNKRHTVSHNFPIIGHLRYLLESIGPEIRQYFVANNREELPFNRIERGWVYASSKNENNYEGFGTDRDIYLHQHIFVKNCMIPYKMDKNHPNKKDKSFLPCAKVMGLYNQREKPFRPGSVINVSAMSFGSLSARAIESLNIGVQKGNAYHNTGEGGLSPYHSNGGDVIFHFGTGYFGVRDENGNFSMKKIKDLVANNPFIRAIEIKLSQGAKPGKGGVLPGAKITPEIAKIRGVEIGEDVLSPSAHKAFSDVPELLQFIEDIAKETGLPVGIKAAIGKTEQWELLAELMVKTNRGPDFITIDGGEGGTGAAPPSFADHVSLPWVYGFAAIYKIFQKHNLTDRVVFIGSGKLGFPAKAAMAFAMGVDCINVAREAMMSIGCIQAQVCHTNRCPSGVATQSKWLQKGINIPLKSDRLAQYFKTFRKEFTEITHAAGYEHPCQFTMQDIDLNVDDGELTKTLKDSFKYTKTPVEYTCAQDLKKCTYLGGYYQKEILE, from the coding sequence ATGGAAAATGCGCTTAGTTTTTTAGGTTCGATATCCTGGTGGATGTGGATCATTATTGTCCTTGTATTAGTTGCGATTCGTGATATCTTTTTTAATAAAAGGCATACTGTTAGTCATAATTTCCCGATTATAGGTCATCTAAGGTATTTGTTAGAGAGTATTGGCCCAGAAATACGACAGTATTTTGTAGCTAATAATCGAGAAGAACTTCCTTTTAACAGAATTGAAAGAGGTTGGGTATATGCTTCTTCCAAAAATGAGAATAATTATGAAGGGTTTGGTACAGATAGAGATATCTATTTACACCAGCATATTTTTGTAAAAAATTGCATGATTCCCTATAAAATGGATAAGAATCACCCTAATAAGAAGGATAAATCCTTCCTTCCTTGTGCAAAAGTAATGGGGTTATATAACCAGAGAGAGAAACCTTTTAGACCAGGATCGGTTATTAATGTTTCTGCAATGAGTTTTGGATCTCTTTCTGCGCGAGCAATAGAATCTTTAAATATCGGTGTACAAAAAGGAAATGCCTATCATAATACTGGAGAAGGTGGACTTTCTCCTTATCACAGTAATGGAGGTGATGTCATTTTTCATTTTGGAACAGGATATTTTGGAGTACGCGATGAGAATGGTAATTTTTCAATGAAAAAAATTAAGGATCTTGTTGCCAATAACCCTTTTATCAGAGCTATTGAAATTAAGCTATCTCAAGGAGCAAAGCCTGGTAAAGGTGGAGTCTTGCCTGGTGCAAAAATCACTCCAGAAATAGCAAAAATACGAGGTGTTGAAATTGGTGAGGATGTACTATCGCCTTCTGCACATAAAGCATTCTCTGATGTTCCTGAACTATTACAATTTATAGAGGATATCGCCAAAGAGACAGGGCTTCCTGTAGGAATCAAGGCTGCAATTGGTAAAACAGAGCAATGGGAACTCCTTGCAGAGCTAATGGTAAAGACCAACAGAGGACCGGATTTTATCACCATTGATGGTGGTGAAGGCGGTACCGGAGCTGCACCACCGAGTTTTGCTGATCATGTATCTCTTCCTTGGGTATATGGTTTTGCAGCTATTTACAAGATTTTCCAAAAACATAACCTTACAGATCGAGTGGTTTTTATAGGTAGCGGAAAACTAGGTTTTCCTGCAAAAGCAGCAATGGCATTTGCCATGGGAGTCGACTGCATAAATGTCGCCCGTGAAGCTATGATGAGTATTGGTTGTATCCAGGCACAAGTATGTCATACTAATCGATGTCCTAGTGGTGTGGCCACCCAGAGCAAATGGTTACAAAAAGGAATTAATATCCCATTAAAATCTGATCGTTTGGCGCAGTATTTCAAAACATTTAGAAAAGAATTTACAGAAATCACCCATGCAGCAGGATATGAGCATCCTTGTCAGTTTACAATGCAGGATATAGATCTTAATGTAGATGATGGAGAACTTACCAAGACATTAAAAGATTCGTTTAAATATACTAAGACTCCTGTTGAATATACCTGTGCGCAAGATTTAAAAAAGTGCACATATCTTGGAGGATATTACCAAAAAGAAATTTTAGAATAA
- a CDS encoding PKD domain-containing protein, whose amino-acid sequence MNRKLVQCFLLIIIMIGSHSTYGQSDDSYLLSDNQQDFINNLIKPKKNKPSAIKIANNQSFSFKLNVQNQTDQDLTLIGSVNDHQLSSFSFVKTDNLLQGNIILHDIKKAYTLYSKSNGQVFVKETDINTILCVDFEKANTEDVDTKTTISKAAPQLESLPGAPGIIYLDFDGEVVSGTSWLSGATINAQSPNFSNEKIIKVWKIMAEDFRPFNLNVTTRRDLFDAAPKNRRMMCIFTTTKDAAPDSGGVAYLYSFSRNSDNPCWVYNLGTRSAGETGSHEVGHTLGLSHDGKPGTTYYSGHGEWSPIMGWSANKPLGHWSSGEYPDATNTQDDIAIISGDINGVGFQNDDHGNTINDATSIKVSPAGVVDANQNFGLISTRNDKDIFTFAVETGNVTFNFNPDPDYPNLNIQARILNELGQQVAISDPVGLSASISENLSEGIYFIEIDGVGEGTLTNGYSDYSSLGNYSISGNYTPGDDKNPPLSDFEATKNCFVIDFRSTSTNRINSYLWDFGDGNTSTNENPTHTYATNGNYTVSLTTTNDSGNNKKEKANFIVIASPNQPIITDQNICSGESATLTATGNSDYKWYNTPTGGTSIASGSTYQTQALTTNKSYYIEGVIGGCITSTRTEVKIAVSESPNQPVSSNQTICSGESTTLTVTGNSEYKWYDTPTGGTSIASGTTYQTPVLDDTQIYYIEGVIGNCTTSTRTEVKAIVSPSPEQLVVTNQNICSGESATIVISGNSEYKWYTVSTGGNSIASGLTYETPVLDTNQTYYIEGTIGNCIAKTRAEVKIIVSENPEQPSIKLNQSHKLFVSSEFSSFQWYYKGEPIDDTNQAEYLPTKVGEYSVEVFNEAGCSVTSKIFDVDQSLLNLGQDNKTFIYYPNPVNDDEVLHIDGITANDYSIRIVSIQGQVLIDSTPTAQMNLSELADGLYIILINNKPVGKFVRE is encoded by the coding sequence ATGAACAGAAAACTGGTACAGTGTTTTCTTCTTATTATCATAATGATAGGAAGTCACAGCACTTACGGTCAATCTGATGATTCCTATCTTTTATCAGATAATCAACAAGATTTTATAAATAATTTAATTAAACCAAAGAAAAACAAGCCTTCTGCAATAAAAATTGCAAACAATCAGTCTTTCTCTTTTAAACTTAATGTACAAAATCAAACCGATCAGGATCTTACCTTAATAGGATCTGTTAATGATCACCAATTATCGTCATTCTCTTTTGTTAAGACAGATAATTTATTACAAGGAAATATTATACTTCATGATATAAAAAAGGCATATACTTTATATTCTAAATCCAATGGTCAGGTATTTGTTAAAGAAACAGATATTAATACAATTCTTTGTGTAGATTTTGAAAAAGCAAATACAGAAGACGTAGATACAAAAACTACAATTTCAAAAGCAGCTCCTCAATTAGAAAGTCTTCCGGGAGCTCCCGGTATTATTTATCTTGATTTTGATGGAGAAGTAGTTTCAGGTACAAGTTGGCTCAGTGGTGCTACAATTAATGCACAGTCTCCAAATTTTTCTAATGAGAAAATAATCAAAGTATGGAAAATTATGGCCGAAGATTTTCGTCCGTTTAATTTAAATGTGACAACCAGAAGAGATCTTTTTGACGCAGCTCCTAAAAACCGTAGAATGATGTGTATTTTTACAACTACAAAAGATGCTGCACCAGATTCGGGAGGAGTTGCTTATCTATATTCATTTTCGCGGAATAGCGATAATCCTTGTTGGGTATATAATTTGGGAACCAGATCCGCTGGTGAAACAGGGTCTCATGAAGTCGGTCATACTTTAGGATTATCACATGATGGAAAACCTGGTACAACATATTATTCGGGACACGGAGAATGGAGTCCAATTATGGGATGGAGCGCCAACAAACCTTTAGGACATTGGAGTAGCGGAGAATACCCTGATGCTACAAATACGCAAGACGATATCGCAATTATTTCTGGTGACATAAATGGTGTTGGCTTTCAAAATGATGATCATGGCAATACAATTAATGATGCCACTTCTATAAAAGTATCTCCTGCCGGAGTAGTAGATGCAAATCAAAATTTTGGATTAATCAGTACTAGAAATGATAAGGATATTTTCACTTTTGCAGTAGAAACAGGAAATGTAACTTTTAATTTTAATCCAGATCCTGATTATCCAAATCTAAATATTCAAGCTAGAATTTTAAACGAATTAGGGCAACAAGTTGCTATTTCGGACCCTGTTGGTCTTTCTGCTTCAATTTCAGAAAATCTTAGTGAAGGAATTTATTTCATTGAAATTGATGGCGTGGGTGAAGGAACATTAACCAATGGATATTCTGACTACTCTTCCCTTGGTAATTACTCTATTTCAGGAAATTATACTCCTGGAGACGATAAAAACCCACCTTTATCAGACTTTGAAGCAACAAAAAACTGTTTTGTAATTGATTTTAGAAGCACTTCTACCAATAGGATCAATTCGTATCTTTGGGATTTTGGTGATGGGAATACATCAACCAATGAAAACCCTACGCATACATATGCCACAAACGGTAATTATACTGTATCACTTACAACCACTAATGATTCGGGTAATAATAAAAAAGAAAAAGCAAACTTTATTGTTATCGCGTCTCCCAATCAACCAATTATTACTGATCAAAACATCTGTAGTGGAGAATCTGCAACTTTAACCGCAACTGGAAATAGTGATTACAAATGGTACAACACACCAACTGGCGGTACAAGCATTGCATCAGGATCGACATATCAAACTCAAGCGCTTACAACCAACAAAAGTTATTATATAGAAGGAGTAATTGGTGGTTGTATTACTAGCACAAGGACTGAAGTAAAAATAGCCGTATCGGAAAGTCCTAATCAACCGGTTTCTTCAAATCAAACTATATGTAGTGGAGAATCTACAACTTTAACTGTAACCGGAAATAGTGAGTACAAATGGTACGACACTCCAACTGGAGGTACAAGCATTGCATCAGGCACAACATATCAAACACCTGTACTTGATGATACTCAAATTTACTATATAGAAGGAGTAATCGGAAATTGTACTACAAGTACAAGAACTGAAGTAAAAGCAATTGTATCACCAAGTCCAGAACAACTGGTAGTTACTAATCAAAATATCTGTAGTGGAGAATCTGCAACTATTGTTATATCTGGAAACAGTGAATACAAATGGTATACTGTATCGACAGGAGGTAATAGTATTGCTTCAGGCTTAACTTATGAAACCCCAGTTCTCGATACTAACCAAACCTATTATATAGAAGGTACTATAGGAAATTGTATCGCAAAAACAAGAGCTGAAGTAAAAATTATTGTCTCAGAAAACCCAGAACAACCTTCAATAAAATTGAATCAAAGCCACAAACTATTTGTCTCTTCTGAGTTTTCTTCTTTCCAATGGTACTATAAGGGCGAGCCGATAGACGATACCAATCAGGCGGAGTATTTACCAACCAAAGTAGGAGAATATAGTGTAGAAGTATTTAATGAGGCAGGTTGTAGTGTAACTTCTAAAATATTTGATGTTGACCAATCGCTTCTTAATTTGGGGCAGGATAACAAAACATTTATCTACTACCCTAACCCCGTTAATGATGATGAAGTATTACATATAGATGGTATAACTGCGAATGATTATTCTATAAGAATTGTAAGTATACAAGGGCAGGTACTCATTGATTCAACTCCTACTGCTCAAATGAATTTATCCGAACTTGCAGATGGACTTTATATTATCTTAATTAACAACAAACCTGTTGGTAAATTTGTAAGAGAATAA
- a CDS encoding amidohydrolase, with translation MTFCSIQAQQIDSDINASAEKIESKVIEWRRDFHQNPELSNQEFETAKKIAKHLKNLGLEVTENVAKTGVVAILKGKKEGKTVALRADIDALPVTERVDVPFKSVVKTTFLGTEVGVSHACGHDTHTSILMGVAEILTKHKDKINGTVKFIFQPAEEGPPPGEEGGAKLMIKEGVLKNPDVDAIFGLHINSGTDVGKIRYKPGGTMAAVERFVITVKGKQTHGSAPWTGIDPILISAKIIDGLQTIISRESPLVNEAAVITVGKITSGVRFNIIPESAEMIGTVRTLDPKMRTHIIRRMNEMVPAIAKAYGGEAIIRFQNNTSITYNDPDLVKKMLPTIEGIAGKENVILSKATTGGEDFSYFQEVVPGFYFFLGGKTPGSSQAASHHTPDFFIDESGLVLGVKVMSQLTIDYLNAQ, from the coding sequence ATGACCTTTTGTTCGATACAGGCGCAACAAATTGACTCCGATATTAATGCATCGGCAGAAAAAATAGAATCTAAAGTAATTGAGTGGAGACGAGATTTCCATCAAAACCCTGAACTTTCTAATCAAGAATTTGAAACTGCAAAAAAGATAGCAAAACATCTTAAAAACCTTGGACTGGAAGTAACCGAGAATGTTGCTAAAACTGGCGTAGTGGCTATCCTTAAAGGTAAAAAAGAAGGTAAAACTGTAGCACTTAGAGCAGATATTGACGCATTACCAGTAACCGAACGAGTAGATGTTCCTTTTAAATCAGTAGTCAAAACTACTTTTTTAGGAACTGAAGTTGGAGTTAGTCATGCTTGTGGTCATGATACGCATACTTCTATATTAATGGGAGTAGCAGAAATTCTAACAAAACATAAAGATAAAATAAATGGTACGGTTAAATTTATATTTCAACCGGCAGAAGAAGGACCACCACCAGGAGAAGAAGGTGGAGCTAAATTAATGATAAAAGAAGGTGTTTTAAAAAACCCAGATGTAGACGCTATATTTGGCTTACATATCAATTCTGGTACCGATGTTGGAAAAATTCGTTACAAGCCAGGAGGAACAATGGCAGCAGTTGAACGATTTGTTATTACTGTAAAAGGAAAACAAACACATGGTTCTGCCCCTTGGACGGGAATAGATCCTATTCTGATTTCGGCCAAGATTATTGATGGATTACAAACGATCATAAGTAGAGAATCTCCTCTCGTAAATGAAGCTGCAGTAATCACAGTAGGTAAAATCACTAGTGGTGTACGATTTAATATCATTCCTGAAAGCGCTGAAATGATTGGTACAGTACGAACTTTAGATCCAAAAATGAGAACTCATATTATTCGTCGTATGAATGAAATGGTACCTGCTATTGCTAAAGCATATGGTGGTGAAGCTATTATTAGATTTCAAAATAATACTTCTATAACTTATAATGACCCGGATCTGGTAAAAAAGATGTTGCCCACAATTGAAGGCATTGCTGGTAAAGAAAATGTTATCTTATCAAAAGCTACTACTGGAGGTGAAGATTTTTCATATTTTCAAGAAGTGGTTCCTGGATTTTATTTCTTTCTAGGTGGTAAAACACCAGGATCAAGTCAAGCAGCTTCTCATCATACACCAGATTTCTTCATAGATGAAAGTGGATTAGTATTAGGAGTTAAAGTAATGTCTCAGTTAACTATTGATTACCTTAATGCCCAATAG
- a CDS encoding DsrE family protein, whose protein sequence is MKNRIASYIFILLPFFIFSQQKSKEGKIITEYGKTYTVSNPDFKTKVQHDLKAVFDVGRTFKDSSKVNPLFNTAARYLNMHADAGVSFEKLKVALVIHGSAANDILNNTNYKAKYNIANPNAPLLSALAKKGVKFILCGQTAAHRDISKEDTLPEIQIALSAMTALVQLQNENYRLINF, encoded by the coding sequence TTGAAAAACAGAATAGCATCGTATATTTTTATTTTACTTCCATTTTTTATTTTTTCTCAACAAAAATCTAAAGAAGGTAAAATAATAACTGAATATGGTAAAACCTATACAGTTAGCAATCCAGATTTTAAGACTAAAGTGCAGCATGATTTAAAAGCTGTATTTGATGTTGGAAGAACATTTAAAGATAGCTCAAAAGTAAATCCTCTTTTTAATACTGCTGCAAGGTATCTTAATATGCATGCTGATGCAGGAGTATCATTTGAAAAATTAAAAGTAGCTCTCGTGATCCACGGTTCAGCCGCAAATGATATTTTGAACAATACAAATTATAAAGCCAAATACAATATTGCAAACCCTAATGCACCACTACTTTCTGCATTAGCAAAAAAAGGAGTGAAATTTATTTTGTGTGGTCAGACTGCCGCACATCGAGATATTTCTAAAGAGGATACGCTTCCTGAAATACAGATCGCATTATCTGCAATGACCGCATTGGTACAATTACAAAATGAAAACTACAGACTTATTAATTTTTAA
- a CDS encoding M1 family metallopeptidase: MKFILSFLILVFSFIGNAQEVASVQLHDSKKEQTDVDFLKGKVDVTVNPKSKKVIGKVTYTFKITKSVKSIFVDAQHMTINKVSLDDKNVDFKYDDKKISINSNFKNESQHRIVIHYEAKPKKALYFVKDYEGNDQIWTQGQGKYTSNWLPSFDDMNEKVEYDLTIDFHKGYEVIANGKLIKTESVNDSIQSWQYDMQHPMSSYLVAFAIGKYDKVVETSTSGIPLEMYYYPADKNKFESTYKHSKKIFDFLEKEIGFSFPWQNYKQIPVKDFLYAGMENTGTTIFSDAFMVDETAFIDQNYINVNAHELAHQWFGDLITETEGTHHWLQEGFATYYALLAEKEIFGDDYFQYKLYESAEQLTELSKTKNATSLLNPKASSLTFYQRGAWTIHALRNLIGDTSFKITIYNYLEKHKFQNVTTDDFFAIAGEVSGTDLKAFRQLWLENVKFPSQGALDILAKSDFIKNYLGLAQERTQPMAGKWGTLAKALDFPANDYIGQEAVYQLEGKSSPEVIALYDKAFETNNIFVRQAIANTLSAVPKGLQEQYESLLNDASYATIEPALYHLWTSFPEKRKEYLDLTKEIVGFNTKNIRMLWLVLALNTKDYHTSEHQKFYLELSGYTSSKFGFSTRENAFTYLESLQAFSDQSLIDLVGGATHHNWRFRNSCRKILDKILKDEKYKKKYVVLLNSLPKNQYDFLKEKITP, translated from the coding sequence ATGAAATTTATTTTAAGCTTTTTAATACTTGTTTTTTCTTTCATCGGCAATGCTCAGGAAGTAGCTTCTGTGCAACTTCATGATTCTAAAAAGGAACAAACTGATGTTGATTTCCTAAAGGGTAAAGTCGATGTAACAGTGAACCCAAAATCTAAAAAAGTAATAGGAAAAGTAACATACACTTTTAAAATAACAAAGTCTGTGAAATCTATTTTTGTTGATGCTCAACATATGACAATCAACAAAGTGTCTTTAGATGATAAAAATGTAGATTTTAAATATGATGATAAGAAGATTAGTATTAATTCAAACTTTAAAAATGAAAGCCAACATCGAATAGTGATTCATTATGAAGCTAAACCTAAAAAAGCACTTTATTTTGTTAAAGATTATGAAGGGAATGATCAGATTTGGACTCAAGGGCAAGGAAAATATACTTCTAATTGGTTACCCAGTTTTGATGATATGAATGAGAAGGTTGAGTATGACCTTACGATCGATTTTCATAAAGGTTACGAAGTTATTGCTAACGGAAAGCTAATTAAAACAGAATCCGTCAATGATTCTATCCAAAGTTGGCAGTATGATATGCAACATCCAATGAGTAGCTATTTGGTTGCTTTTGCGATTGGTAAATATGATAAAGTAGTAGAAACATCTACAAGTGGAATTCCCTTAGAAATGTATTACTATCCCGCAGATAAAAACAAATTTGAATCGACCTATAAACACAGTAAGAAGATTTTTGATTTTTTAGAAAAAGAGATTGGATTTTCGTTTCCCTGGCAAAATTATAAGCAAATTCCTGTTAAAGATTTTTTATATGCAGGTATGGAAAATACTGGAACAACCATTTTTTCTGATGCCTTTATGGTTGATGAAACAGCATTTATAGATCAAAACTATATTAATGTCAATGCACATGAGTTGGCACATCAGTGGTTTGGAGATTTGATAACCGAAACAGAAGGAACACATCATTGGCTTCAAGAAGGATTTGCAACATATTATGCGCTATTAGCAGAAAAAGAAATTTTTGGAGATGATTATTTTCAATACAAATTGTACGAAAGTGCAGAACAACTTACTGAGTTGTCTAAAACAAAGAATGCAACATCATTATTGAATCCCAAAGCAAGTTCTCTAACATTTTATCAGAGAGGAGCCTGGACTATTCATGCATTAAGGAATTTGATTGGCGATACTAGTTTTAAAATTACAATCTATAATTATCTCGAAAAACATAAGTTTCAAAATGTTACAACCGATGATTTTTTTGCAATAGCGGGGGAGGTGAGTGGTACCGATTTGAAAGCATTTAGACAATTATGGTTAGAGAATGTAAAATTTCCTTCACAAGGAGCATTAGATATACTTGCAAAATCAGATTTCATTAAGAATTACCTAGGCTTGGCACAAGAGCGTACTCAGCCTATGGCAGGAAAATGGGGTACTTTGGCTAAGGCATTGGATTTTCCTGCAAATGATTACATTGGCCAGGAAGCGGTTTATCAATTGGAAGGGAAAAGCTCTCCAGAGGTTATTGCTTTATATGATAAAGCTTTTGAGACAAATAATATTTTTGTACGTCAGGCTATTGCCAATACATTGAGTGCAGTTCCTAAGGGATTACAAGAACAATATGAATCTTTACTAAACGATGCCTCATATGCTACTATAGAGCCGGCGCTTTATCATTTATGGACCAGTTTTCCTGAAAAACGAAAAGAATATCTGGATCTTACCAAAGAAATTGTAGGCTTTAATACTAAAAATATTAGAATGTTATGGTTAGTTCTTGCATTAAACACAAAGGATTACCATACTAGCGAACATCAAAAATTTTACCTGGAACTATCAGGGTATACATCATCAAAATTTGGATTTAGCACTCGAGAGAATGCCTTTACTTATTTAGAAAGTTTACAAGCTTTTTCTGATCAATCATTAATAGACCTTGTTGGTGGGGCAACGCATCATAATTGGCGTTTCAGGAATTCTTGCAGAAAAATTCTCGATAAAATACTTAAGGACGAAAAATATAAAAAGAAATACGTAGTTTTATTGAATAGTTTACCGAAGAATCAATATGATTTTTTGAAGGAAAAAATAACCCCATAA
- a CDS encoding patatin family protein encodes MRALVISGGGSKGAYAGGVAQYLIQEQGKEYDLFLGTSTGSLLISQLALGNIDKMYDIYTNVNQHTIFNVNPFVVRKKGNREYVSINFFSSLWQFIKRKRTFGESKNLRRAIRRNFSEEEFMLARTTVDDIVVTVSNLTKNCTEYKSINDFSYEDFCDWIWISCNYIPFMSLVTKEGCEYADGGFGCMVPIREAIRRGATEVDAIILESENMEHNKVLGKNPFSLMVNLFSYMLDQVEGHDTVLGKLAAINKEVPLNLYYTPSKLTENSLVFDKKLMSSWWRQGFEYAAQKAKSSEENKLKNIDLAG; translated from the coding sequence ATGCGTGCATTAGTAATTTCTGGTGGAGGTAGTAAAGGAGCTTATGCTGGTGGTGTAGCGCAATACTTAATTCAGGAACAAGGTAAGGAATATGACCTGTTTCTAGGCACTTCTACAGGAAGCCTTTTAATTTCACAATTGGCTTTGGGTAATATTGACAAAATGTATGACATTTATACTAATGTTAATCAACATACAATCTTTAATGTAAATCCTTTTGTCGTTAGAAAAAAAGGGAATAGAGAATACGTATCGATTAATTTTTTTTCCTCCCTATGGCAATTTATTAAGAGAAAGCGAACATTTGGAGAAAGTAAAAACTTACGACGCGCTATACGCAGAAATTTTTCTGAAGAAGAGTTTATGCTTGCACGTACAACAGTTGATGATATTGTAGTTACCGTTTCTAATCTCACCAAAAATTGCACAGAATACAAATCTATTAATGATTTTTCTTATGAGGATTTTTGTGACTGGATCTGGATATCCTGTAACTATATTCCTTTTATGAGTCTAGTTACCAAAGAGGGGTGCGAATATGCAGATGGAGGTTTTGGATGTATGGTGCCTATTCGAGAAGCAATACGAAGAGGAGCTACAGAGGTTGACGCCATTATTTTGGAGTCAGAAAACATGGAGCATAATAAAGTATTGGGTAAAAATCCATTTTCACTTATGGTAAACCTGTTTAGTTATATGCTGGATCAGGTTGAAGGGCATGACACTGTATTAGGGAAATTAGCAGCAATTAATAAAGAAGTCCCCCTAAATCTATATTATACCCCGTCTAAACTAACAGAAAACTCTTTGGTTTTTGATAAAAAATTGATGAGTAGCTGGTGGCGACAGGGCTTTGAATATGCAGCCCAAAAAGCAAAATCTTCCGAAGAAAATAAGCTTAAGAATATTGATCTTGCAGGATAA
- a CDS encoding zinc-dependent metalloprotease, whose amino-acid sequence MNRKLTQFFFIISIITGSYNVYSQSNKSYLISDNQQDFINDLIQPKKRKYSAKKIANDQSFSFKLNVQNQNEKNLTLIGTVNGHQLSSFSFVKTNNSLKGNIILHDIKKAYTLYSESNGQVFVQETDINKILCVDFKKANIKDAADTGITFSKAAPQLESLPGAPGIIYLDFDGELVSGTNWLGGATINAQSPNFSNEKIIKVWKIMAEDFRPFNLNVTTKRDIFDATPKHRRMMCIFTTTRDAEPDSGGVAFLNSFASIDSDDPCWVYNVEDTRAAGETGSHEVGHTLGLSHDGRPGEEYYSGHREWSSIMGWSANNPIGHWSSGEYPNATNTEDDIAIISDNINGFGFRKDDHGNTFDKATAIKVTVSGEVNANENFGLISTRNDKDVFSFVVETGNVSLSFNPDPDYPNLNIQARILNKSGEEITLSNPNGLSASINQNLTEGIYYIEIDGVGEGTLTTGYSDYSSLGNYSISGNYIPRLDNKQHLITYYPNPATATDKILHIDGITTNDYSVKIVNLQGQVLIDAIPTPEMDVSKLSQGLYIILINNKPLGKLVKG is encoded by the coding sequence ATGAATAGAAAATTAACACAATTTTTTTTTATTATATCCATTATAACAGGGAGTTACAACGTTTACAGTCAATCTAACAAATCTTATCTTATATCAGATAATCAACAAGATTTTATAAATGATCTGATTCAACCAAAGAAAAGAAAGTATTCTGCAAAAAAAATTGCAAACGATCAGTCCTTTTCTTTTAAGCTTAATGTACAGAATCAAAATGAAAAGAATCTCACTTTAATAGGAACTGTTAATGGTCATCAATTATCTTCATTCTCTTTTGTTAAAACAAATAATTCACTAAAAGGAAATATTATATTACACGATATAAAAAAAGCATATACTTTATATTCTGAATCCAATGGCCAGGTATTTGTCCAAGAAACGGATATCAATAAAATTCTCTGTGTAGATTTTAAAAAAGCAAACATAAAAGATGCAGCAGATACAGGGATTACATTTTCAAAAGCAGCTCCCCAATTAGAAAGTCTTCCGGGAGCTCCTGGAATTATTTATCTTGATTTTGATGGAGAATTAGTTTCAGGTACAAATTGGCTTGGTGGTGCTACAATTAATGCACAATCTCCTAATTTTTCTAATGAGAAAATAATCAAAGTATGGAAAATTATGGCTGAAGATTTTCGTCCGTTTAATCTTAACGTAACGACCAAAAGAGATATTTTTGACGCAACCCCGAAACACCGTAGAATGATGTGTATTTTTACAACAACAAGAGATGCTGAACCAGATTCTGGAGGTGTTGCTTTTTTAAATTCGTTTGCATCTATTGATAGTGATGATCCATGTTGGGTATATAATGTAGAAGATACCAGAGCGGCTGGCGAAACAGGATCTCATGAAGTGGGCCATACTTTAGGATTATCACATGATGGAAGACCTGGCGAAGAATATTATTCAGGCCACAGAGAATGGAGTTCAATTATGGGGTGGAGCGCCAACAATCCTATAGGACATTGGAGTAGTGGTGAATATCCAAATGCAACAAATACAGAAGACGATATCGCAATTATTTCTGATAACATAAATGGTTTTGGTTTTCGAAAAGATGACCATGGTAATACTTTTGATAAGGCAACTGCCATTAAAGTAACTGTCTCGGGGGAAGTAAATGCTAATGAAAATTTTGGATTAATTAGTACCAGAAATGATAAGGATGTTTTCTCCTTTGTTGTAGAAACAGGAAATGTATCTTTATCTTTTAACCCAGATCCAGACTACCCCAATCTAAACATCCAAGCTAGAATTTTGAATAAATCAGGTGAAGAAATAACACTTTCAAATCCAAATGGACTTAGCGCATCAATCAACCAAAATCTTACTGAAGGAATTTATTATATTGAGATTGATGGTGTAGGTGAAGGAACATTAACCACTGGGTATTCTGATTACTCTTCGTTAGGTAATTACTCAATATCTGGAAACTATATCCCTCGACTTGATAACAAACAACATCTTATTACCTACTACCCTAACCCTGCAACTGCTACTGACAAAATATTACATATTGATGGTATAACCACAAATGATTACTCTGTAAAAATTGTTAATCTACAGGGACAAGTACTAATTGATGCTATACCTACTCCCGAAATGGATGTATCTAAACTTTCACAAGGACTATATATTATTTTAATAAATAACAAACCTCTTGGAAAGCTTGTAAAAGGGTAA